The DNA sequence atattaggAGAGCTGGGAGTAAATAACTGTTGCATATGCCTTCTATGATCAAGGGCATTTTGGGTAGTTCGGTCTGATTttggagaaaagaaaatgggaAATATGAGAAGTTGCTGATATAAATAAGATGAAATTCGTCACCTCTAAATATATGCATACCCAAATCAATCTTCGTTGAAACAAAATCttcccaaaaaagaaaacttgATTACAAAACAAATGAGATCGATTTGTTATCTTGATTTTGTTGCACGCTATATACTTACAAGACTCCAAAAGCAAACAATTCTGATTtgtttactattttataaGCAATagtgattaaataaatgaagcaAAGGAGCAATATGGGCCATGATTCATGCATATTTCAGCTGGAAAGAAGTCACATAGTATATGTTTGtactaaaagaaaagaaaaataacctcaccactttctattatagtCCCTATTTGATATGCCTTTTATCACTCAACTTTCTTCTAACAAGATAGAAAAAACAGTATCAAGATCAAAAATGGATACAGTAAAATCAATTATTGCGGCAATTaatccaattaaaaatattgaaaaagcagttgaatgaaaatgaaagcAAACAGTAAAGCACTTTTAGAACAATTTCATGATTAAACAATCACCTTAAACAAAAGCATTGTTACCTGCTCATCATGATTTCAGGGCATAATCACCCTATTTTCTGCTCATTTTAACCctctttataaaataaattttacaaaagAATAAGTTTACATTTGTACCCTCAATTACAATCTTAGCTCTTTGGATTCACAATGGTAGAATTGGACATACACAGCTTGTTATACTCAACACtataaatatcaacaaaatccaTTCTTCTTTACTTCACAAGCTCAAAAGGAGAATGGGAGCTCTTGATTATCTCTCAAACTTTTGCACTGTCACCACAACAAGAGGCAAAAGGAAACCTATGCAGGTACTAATGCCTCAACATTTTCTCAtacatagtagtactattttatttgcttaattaatatttactatATAGGGAATTTGTTTGCTGATCATGTAGACAGTTGAGATCAAAGTGAAATTGGACTGTGATGGATGTGAGAGAAGAGTCAAGAATGCTGTCAAAAACATGAAAGGTAATGCatgttaatttatataaatatttgttgatgCATATAATGATATAGAAGTGTAGGAGTGAGAAGTGTAGAAGTGAACAGGAAGCAACACCGTGTAACGGTGTGTGGCTTCATCGATGCGAGCAAGGTGCTCAAGAGAGTGAAGAGAACCGGAAAAAGAGCTGAATTGTGGCCTTATGTGCCTCACAATCTGGTTCAGTATCCCTACGCGCCTCAGGCCTACGACAAAAGGGCCCCATCCGGCTTTGTCAGAAACGTCGCTCAAGCAGCGCCTCACGAGGAAGGGATCACGCATCTCTTCAGCGACGATAACCCCCACGCTTGTTCTATTAtgtgaaaatttaatatatgtttcattttaattttcagatTATGTAGTGAGATGAGAGAATTGATTATGTAGCATTCTCCATGCTGACCGAAATGCAACAGttggaaaaatataatcacaaaatgggaatataatatatttggaaataaatgtGGATGTCATGGTCGATTAACGCATGCTACAATAATATAATGGCTAATTTGAAATTGGTGCCTCTTTGTAGAATAGTATGTACACAAAGCAGTTGCAAAACGCATGGGTAAAAAAGAGAACAATACTTCCAAAAAGTAACAAGGACTAagctctttttttctttttattttagcttTTATCCCTCTCTGGTTAAATAGGTTAATCAAACAACTTTAAGCGGCGCTGTAGcataattttgtaaatgatTAATGAAAAGTAGATTGTAGTTAATATAAAGCAAGAATGAAGATGCTAATATTTACACTGTTTATTCTTGTCTTATATGTTGAtgagaatgataattttgaccATCAATCCCAATTATctgcaaattaaaaataaggaaGTAATGTTTATTCGGACCGAAggcaaattaaaaatactagacaaagataaatatatgctataaaaatgaagaatcCTTAAGATTTATGAAGTTTTAAACCAAAGGAATCAAACTGAGTAGTACAGTACTATTGCAACACATTTTTCATGTTCTgtttttacaaatatatatagctGTCTGTATATACTCTACTAGTCGAAAATATCATGAAAACAGAATAATGTACGAATAATAAAAGTTGTAGAAAATTGGAGAAGCACTGAGAAAGGTATAAGGAACCACACCTTAATTTTGTAAGGAAGCTACCATCTAAGAATGATGAAAATGTTTGAGGAAGACACCGGCTTCGATTTTGTGAAGATGAAGGTCGGAAcgctttaattttatttcagttaCCGTTGAAATCATACATGCATTAAACTTACTATCATGTTTTTTACAGACACATGTTCTTAAGGTCCACATTCACTGTCAAGGTTGCATGCGTAAAGTGAAGAAAGTGCTTCGAAAAATTCAAGGTAAATAGccgtaaatatatttataaatacaaaagatTGAATGTCGAATGAGATATGGATAATGTTTTACCTCACCAACTACAAACTGTTCAACCTTgctttttttacattttatctgAATGGATTGATGGTGTAGGCGTCTACGAAGTGAATATCGATGCTGATGAAGCACACAAGGTAACAGTGTTGGGAAATGTTGATGGCGAAAAATTGATCAAGAAACTAGTTAAATCTGGTAAACATGCTGAGTTTTGGCCAGTTAGCTCGACTGTGTGGCTAGAACTAGAAGATGAAGCCTATCCAAGCAATGATGTCCCGGGATTAGAGAGTTACATGAACAGCAACAATCAAATGGCAATACCAGACATGTACAATGAGCTTACTGGTTGGAGTGGGGGCAGCATTGATCATGGACTGATGTCCAGAACTGATTTCCCGGGTAGCAATGATAATGATCCCGGAGAATTTTACAGGTCTGGAAACTTGTGTGCAGGGTTACCAGCATACAGTTATCAGTTTCAACGCCCTGCAACGATGAATATCAGAGGATGGTATGGAAATCCGTATTCCCAATGGTGTGGAAATCTTTATCCCCTGATGTAAAGCAACACCGAGCAGACATGTATTTACCTTGCTTTCGTATCTTAGTTTTCAGAATTTGAGATCAGTTGTTTGACAGTGTGTTTGAAGACTCCTACATGATAGACTGTTACATATAATTACTCGCGTTATGTTAATGATGTCAATTCATCTAGCTATTTGCATACCCTTATAAATGTGCTAACTTGGTATTGAGATGCACATGTTTTCTTGTTTAACAGGTGTTCACTATGAAATGCCATAACAATTAACAAGCATCTTAGAACCCCTCTAACACCCTCTGCTATTCTCTAAACATACTCTCTCAAACACAATCTAGAGCTCTATAGCAATAGAAAGCTACGCTAAAAGATGGAGAGTAATAGAATTCTATTGTGCTTATCACAAGCAACAATATTGAAGGTGCACGCAAAAGGTGGATCTAACAACCAGTGAGTTATAAGTAGTAGTCTTTTAGCTTAGCAACAACATCTATTTTGTCTTACAGTTCTTTCTAGATACTAGCTTGCTCTTTGACTTTAACTTCATCTATGGCGAGAACTTGTAGTTTGGATCCCCTCATTTTACGCCTGCCTTGCCTAAGTTCTTCGTCTTCTGGTCCTGAGATGATGTACTAAAAAGCTCCAATGAGAATTTCCAGATCACTCATGACCTCTCACTGCTTGCTTTCGAGGGGATAACTCCTCCTGCTCCTCCTCTTTCAATGCTTGGGAAAGCTTCTCGTCAAACTCAAACAAATCATCAATGCACTGACCACTTCTCTCACTTTTCTAGGCCCACTCCTTCCTGAATTCAGCAGGTTTTGGAACCTTCCTTCCGAAAAGATCATAACTTGGCAACCTGCATTCTCGTTTCTATATACTGTTACTAAATTGAATCACTATAATACACATATGCATGACTATACAATTCCTCACTTTAGTTACGACAAACACGTAACAATTGTAATTAGAGGAAAAAAATGTGCGCGCACCTTCAGTCATGGGATGATAAAGGACAAGAAATAGAGGAATCTGATGGCAGAAACGGGAGTGTGGAGTTGGGGCTTCGTGGCCGTGAAATGAAGCAGCAGAAACAATagtaatttttgtatttgcCGTTCCTACTTTATAAAGTTTTTGGCAAAA is a window from the Salvia hispanica cultivar TCC Black 2014 chromosome 1, UniMelb_Shisp_WGS_1.0, whole genome shotgun sequence genome containing:
- the LOC125202111 gene encoding heavy metal-associated isoprenylated plant protein 21-like, with the protein product MGALDYLSNFCTVTTTRGKRKPMQTVEIKVKLDCDGCERRVKNAVKNMKGVRSVEVNRKQHRVTVCGFIDASKVLKRVKRTGKRAELWPYVPHNLVQYPYAPQAYDKRAPSGFVRNVAQAAPHEEGITHLFSDDNPHACSIM
- the LOC125207346 gene encoding heavy metal-associated isoprenylated plant protein 32-like — its product is MRKVKKVLRKIQGVYEVNIDADEAHKVTVLGNVDGEKLIKKLVKSGKHAEFWPVSSTVWLELEDEAYPSNDVPGLESYMNSNNQMAIPDMYNELTGWSGGSIDHGLMSRTDFPGSNDNDPGEFYRSGNLCAGLPAYSYQFQRPATMNIRGWYGNPYSQWCGNLYPLM